Sequence from the Pseudomonas sp. 7SR1 genome:
CTCTTGAGCATTTCGCTGTTGTCCAGCTCGCAGGTCCAGCCGGCCGGGCAGTTGTAGAAACGGCCCTTGGACGGCTCTTCCGGATCCTTGAACACGGCGGCGTACTGGCCCAGGTCCGCGATGTTCTTCAGACCCGGCGCCTTGGCTTCGAGTTTGCGCTTGGCGTCGCCCTCGACCACATAGCGCGGTACGTACCAGCCTTCGATGGCGCCGACGACCGGAGCGCCGACACCCACCACCTTGCCGGCCTTCTCGGCCTTGTTCCACACTTCGCTGCGACCGACCCACTCTTCGGCGAATACCTGGATGTCATTGCTGCTCAGGGCGTTCTCCATGGTGATGGAGTTGCCCGGCAGGCTGTCGGTCTTGCAGTCGTAGCCTTTTTCCAGCACCACCTGCAGGACGTCTGTCAGCAACATGCCGCTTTCCCAGTTCAGGCCGGCGAACTTCACCGGTTTGCCCGACTCGCACCAACCGGCCGCCTGCGTGGCGCCGGCACTGGCCAGCAGGCCCATGGACAGCAATGTGGTCAGCAGGGTCTTGTTCGATTTCATTGTGTGACGCTCCTAA
This genomic interval carries:
- a CDS encoding ABC transporter substrate-binding protein gives rise to the protein MKSNKTLLTTLLSMGLLASAGATQAAGWCESGKPVKFAGLNWESGMLLTDVLQVVLEKGYDCKTDSLPGNSITMENALSSNDIQVFAEEWVGRSEVWNKAEKAGKVVGVGAPVVGAIEGWYVPRYVVEGDAKRKLEAKAPGLKNIADLGQYAAVFKDPEEPSKGRFYNCPAGWTCELDNSEMLKSYGLEKTYTNFRPGTGPALDAAVLSSYKRGEPILFYYWSPTPLMGQVDLVKLEEKPGVDKSVTIKVGLSKTFHDEAPELVAVLEKVNLPIDILNQNLGRMAKERIESPKLAKIFLKEHPEVWHAWVSEDAAKKIDAAL